GACCACTTACACCTGTTGGTTAAAAATGAGGTTGAAAAACAAGCAGGGAAAATTATAGACTGGGAGAAGGTGATGGTCACAAGTTTTCTTTGGATGGATGAACATGTGCTTGCTCAAGGAGTTGATGGTTCAACAGGATCAACTGCGATTGTTGCTGTGGTTGGGGAGGAAGTTCTGGTGGTTGCTAACTGCGGAGATTCCAGAGGTGTTTTGTCATGTTCATCCACTGTTGTGCCATTGTCTTTTGATCATAAGGTATGTTAGTAGATTTAGAGTTCAAAACTAGTACATAATTATCTTCATACCAGAGAGTACTGAGTACCATAAATACTATGTAAACATAACATGGtgtattaataatttttttctaaaaaaaataattttctttAACAAGATTTTATACTTCATAAACATATATGAATGTAAACAGTTACATATATTTGTAGAGAATAAGGTTCATGTTTGTTAAATTTGTGTTTTGAACACCTCCCATAAACATTGTTGCATTGCATCCTTGGAGTGCACGATTTATCCCAATGTGATCATATGCACATAGACATTTTTGTCTGACTAGTTCGTAAGAATTTTAGCCATCATCAACTCAGCAACCTATTAGTTGAATTTACATTTTAAGTTACatttgttttaaaatttctttTTGTTGAATTTCCTAATTCAATCTTTTAAATTATGATTAGCCTGATCGACCGGATGAGTTGAAAAGGATCGAAGTCTCTGGTGGAGTGGTTGTCAATTGGAATGGGAAAAGAGTTCAAGGAGTTCTTGCAACTTCAAGATCTATTGGTACTTAAGTGATAATCCTATGATTTCAAATACAATGATATGAAAGAGTAATCTTTCATAAGAACATAGGATAGAATAAGTTAAAATTTAACCGATTAGTCATTTTTATTGAATCAACAAATTATCAAAGGTAATTAAAATTTGTGATGGTTACCTTAATATCCcgacttaattaattagttgAGGAATACAGCATTACTAATAAGcatatttatgaaattgcattacATTCTTGTTATTGACAAATATATGTTTGAATCATATTGAATCCTGATTTAGGGGACGAGCACTTGAAACCATATGTAGTAGCTCAAGCAGAAGTTACAGTGAAAGCGAGAAGCGACCTTGATGAGTTCATAATACTAGCTAGTGATGGTTTATGGGACGTAATGTCAAATGAAGATGCATGCAAAGTTGTTAGATTTTGTTTGCAGCAGCAATCACAGGAAGGATCAAAGAAGAAGTCTAGTGTAACCACCGATGAGAATGAGCATAAGAGTCGTGCTGCTGTAGCTGCACAAAATCTTAAAAGGATAGCAATGAAGCGAGGCAGCCAAGATAACATAAGTGTTATCGTATTCGATTTACAGAAACTCCACAAAACTTCTGCCTAGAAGAGTTTTGATGGAGCTCTTTCGTTGATGTCAGTCTTTGAGTCAAGACTATTCTAAGTCCACTCGAAATTCGTCTGAATTTAAATTACTGTGTACCTAGTGTGAACTATGTGTGCTATGGATTTCCACGTTAGTCTGCAACTCTTTATGTCCTGTTTTCTAATTATTACCCCGCTGTTGTAATATAAATCTATCTATGTTTTTCAACTTTTACTCCGTGTTGTAATGTAAAGTATCTATGTTTTGATTTTTTCTTGGTCGTGATTTATGACTAGTATATATATTTGATTGACCGTAAAATCAATATTTGGTCAAGAATTGACTTGCTTTTCTTACTTAGAGTCTTGGATACTATGCTAAGAAGCATGAGTACGGGTGCGGGTTCGGTGGTACGTAATACGGCGATACGGGAATTCGGTAAATTCAAAATTATGGAGATTTGGGTGTGGCGGGATATGgcatatataataatattataaatatatatttgatgGTAAGAATGATACAATCTAGTAGCAATACTGATAATTTTGTACAAATTGATACAAATATATGATATAAGCATCAAAATCACAATAATTTATGTCAAATCATTTAATTTTGTTGTACAAATTGTATAAAAGAAAAAATTCAGGTGGGATATTATGAGTAATTATGTATTCTCAAGAATCCGAGTATGTGATAGGGAGTGTATGGGGATATGGGATCAAAGAATCCCTAGTTCCTAGATACTTTGACTAATAAAAAAAATGAGAACGGTCATAATCAACCAATTGTCAGCAGTATTATATTGTATCGAAGAATTTTTTCGCACTTTTCGTGATATAATATATATGTTGCAATAATTGCTGGCTTCCGACTAAAGCTTACTGAACATTACATGTGCTAATAACAATTCCGAAAAACAAATAATTTTGCTGAATTAATTAATAGTATGTTTGAGATAGAATCCATACTATATGCTTTCCGTTATCATTAGTCTCTATCAGATTGTTTTAGTACTTGTGTGCGTTGTACTTGTGTGCGTTGATCATTAGATGGACAAGAATTTTTAACACTTACTTATATACACCAGTAGATTCTCGACATCGTATGAAGCCAGAGTACACAGACCTCGTGTTTATCTATTCTTTCAGATCAATAAGTGAAAACTAATGGTAAATTATTCAACCAACCTGTACCCCAACAATTCTCCTCCTTCAAGAATAACAATTTTTAAATAACTCAATTGGCAGAGAAGAGAAACCAGTACTGTATAGATTCCTGTATAGCGCATGCATTTTTGTTGCGGATAATGTTAGAGAGACCAAAAATGGTTCACAAAAAATTTCCATAAGGACATGATAATTAATGTGATAGAATAATGCATTTGATTggaatattaattatttttttctatTAACAATTATAATGAAATATGTAATGGGATATGTAATGTTTGAAATTTTTTTTGAGAACTATTTGATTTTTTAGCCACGAATTCTTTTTTATCAATACATATAAGTTGCTTAAACAACCAATGTTAAAATCTATTTTAAAGGCAATTCGACCGCTTTCGATTGAATTTAACTGGTCGAATTTAGCGGTCATATTTTACCGGTCAAATTTAGTATAAATACAATCAACCTACTAAATCTCACTCCTATATATACGTACGACCAGTACAAAATCGATCGCATTTAATTAAATTCAACCGCCTTCAGTCGAATTTAGCTAAATACGACCGATTTTGTACCGGTCGTATTTAACCGTTTCTCTTGTAGTGATCATAAGGGTTCTTATCTTTAATTTGTCTATTTATGTTCTAATTCTTATATATGATTTGTCTATTAACTCAAATGAATATGAGAACTCTTCAGAAATCCTACCCACTAAAGGTATGAGGGGACACATGTCCCTCTTAGTATataatttcatatttttttatttatttttcaaatatttatacTTTAACATATGTATTCGGGTtactttaaataatatatatatttcttaCACAAGTTTAAAAAACTGAATTTGCATGTTTAATATGTTTATACGGATATTTAGCAAATAATTTCAACTAAATGTATTTTGGCAATCGTAACTTAGAAATAAgatattttgttttgttttcgGGAGTACTCAaccaaaaaaaaatatatttttcacaCTTGCAAGTGCATTGCTAAAGCAACGGTAGTTAGACTAGCACATTTGTCTAGTATCTTGAAACTAGATATTTTCTTTATCTTAGGATTGCTAATATTCTAATATTTGGGTGTGAAcgaaaattaatattttatccAGAAAAAGGAGTTAATAGCTCTTCAGCGACTCCTAGATGATGTTCAATTAATTCTCATACTTAGTTCTTAAGTTCAAATATAAAGAAAAATAGTGAAAATACAACTTCAACGGAATTTTAGCGATTTCTCAAATCGCTAAAAGCTTCTCTTTGCTATTTACTTTTTAAAGTCCAAATTCACTCTTAacttatattttataataaaataatttgttcacttcatttttctctcccattttttttattcttttagAACTTTAATATACTTTAATCataaaataataaagaaatggtTGATTCAAAATTTAATATTGGAGATGTACATACCCTATCTTGCTAAGaggtaattatttataatatttataaaaaaatgggTTAAGAGTTGGCAGACTTGCTCTTAAAATAAAGGAGAGAATAGACTCTTAAAATATAAGAGCCACTAGAAACTtattgaaatttaattttttaaaatactTTTCATATTTTGATTTAATCCATTTTTTTTAACATACTTTTCATATTTTGATTTAATGCGGTTAAACTGTGGGATTCCGGAGGTGCAACGTACTCTCATCTGTGGCTAGTATCACTAAACTCAAATAATGGATAAAGAGATCCAATGAACTTGCTCTTACTATAACGTGGTCAGGGTGGCATTAATTGCGGACTTTGAGTGTGTGACAATATCACACTTCTCAACCAAATTAAAGTTAGTTTTTTTGTAGTTAAGTGTTGACTCATAACTAAAATTAACTCTAGTTTTTTTTAGTTGCAGTCTTGTCTTTTTTAGTTGCAGTCTTGTCGTAAGTGTTGACTCATAGCTAAAGCGTTAAATCTAGAAATGGTCTAAAATGACATAACTTGAAGATAAAATTTCAAAATGACATAATCTGAATAAATGATGCAAAATAGCATTAAGAAACGCTGCATCAAGTAGCACTTTGAAAACAAGTCAAAACCGGTCAAAACGCTACACGATATAATATTTtgcattttttttattttttaatgtaCCCATTGTAGCGTTTTgtgtttaatttttattttattgtttTATTTTGAGCTTCATATTGTGTGTTGTTTTGGTACCAGAAACATCACTTTATGTTACGTTTTTTTACAATTATGTTTAAATTTAAAGGTGTACCATAATTTGACAATTCTTGATTTTTTACGGTTTAATAATCCCTTTTggattataaaaatattaaaaaaattgaataaaagacataattaatttaacaatttttaacattttagagTTCACCAATCCCTATAAAtgataaaaatttaaaatttagaCCTAATTTAACACTATAAGTGATAAAAATTCTCCATTTAaaaagttataattttttttttaaaatatataaaatatagaTTTGGCATTCGTTTCGTGTACTTTTGTGTCTTGTACTTTCGTGTTTTGTGTCATGAAGACTTAACCCAAACCCGAACCGTTAAGAATTTGTTTCATTTCGTGTTCGTGTACATTCATTTCGTGTACGTTTcgtgtaatttaaaattaataaaaaaataaagataaatattatttatatttaaacattttatttttacTGGTTGAGTCTTAAGTCAATAAATCATTCAAACTTAAGTGCATTCAAGTCTTGTAAAATTtagatttaaaactattttgtatctattttttgtaaaaattatatataaaagtaagatatatatatatattcatataattatgataaatatatttatatatttatttatttactttcgTTTCATGTCGTGTACCTAAGGGTAAACCCAAAACCGACACTAAATTCatccgtgtactttcgtgttcgtgtactttcgtgttcgtgtaccaaaaTATCAACCCAAACCTGTTATTTTTGTGTCATTTACGAAATTGCCGTCTAATAAAATACAACAAATTGTAGCCTTTTCCCGTAAACGTCATTTTAGAGTCTCAAACATGTTTTAAGGTAATATTTCAGTGTTtaagaattttttaaaaaaagttgaCAAACGTAAGAAAATGTAGCATCTTGGCAAAAAAAGAAAAAATGTTATACGAACTCACGTCTTGTAGTGCTTTTATCAGACATTTTCTATTAATAGTTGAGTACAACACAAGGGGGGTggatgtgttttcttgatttttagcctttttgaAGTTTGGATAATGGAGTGTGAACAATGCAATTTAATTGTAGATAAATTTATCttaggcatgatcttcttgatcttcttccagagtttattcttaggcttgagactgttcacagaaaaatactccagtctgatctttcacatttttacagactcaagtaatacaatacaaaagacaaatttagattatcatacaactaattcttagggctgtcaatttgacttagtcttgttatgatacagacatgtcttgcacaacaatctcccccaatttgtgagaagattgcttatcacaaattcatgtctgataacaagactaaccctaagctacaaataattatttaaaactgACAGATAATcaaatacaacttttatacaaTGAGTGATTACATAAATTCAGTAATTATAGCCATCACATGAATTTCTCATAGCCTGATtgttttctaatgaggtcctttagatcTACAAGCACTTAAAGTTCCTCTATAATTttagtccctcttagagcttccacaagtttgagccATTCATCCAAGAAGTATGTTATTCCCTAGCAATACAAcaagatttacaaaaggggggttgaatgtaattatggctacattttcaagattttaaaaacagttctaactcgacaaatatataagtgtttgatttacagattgcggaatgaagtagttatataaatcaaaacacaaagtaataaaaacacaagcttttaaaactttatggtggatttaaaagtatccaccatatatatatatatatatatatatatatatatatatatatatatatatatatcgaataaaaaccctgtgaagcttgaatagctcacaactgcttacaagtagaacaaacaaactacagagaaattcttgataagtatagctttttctatctctctttgaaatgtgtttgcttagttgaatgttctactagatacacttggtttatatatctccaagtttacatgataataagacaagataataaaacaaaacatttctagtctaactccatgctacttcactactctattccagcatctttgaatatcttcataatagcatggaaatggtaatgcttctttgttctcaaattcctgcttaacagactgtcacattccttttacaaacacccaacgcatgtgactgtgttgtcactatcaacagatatttaaatttgatcatccgtcgggtacatgcttgtcatctgtcgggtagatttattgatcatccatcaggtagctttgttgatcatccgtcgggtagctttgttgatcatccgtcgggtagctttttGTCACTTaatccatttcacttatacagaattacaagacatcttatatttatagtTAATaaacctattctgtatatccaTTAGCAGTCAccatgactcatatgctcctacagaatctatacaaatttgtttgcagaaatgtgctacaatacttatttgttacataagctactcacccggtggatgtcaaatcgtcatccgtcaggactatattgaatcatccgtcgggactatatttgatcatccgtcgggtgctacaaaatacactaagttaaatctactaaggtgttttgtttaacttatcatcaagttcacaacatattcctaacaatctcccccaatttatgtctactggaattgtagccataaattaagagaaacttgatgataacaaaacaccctaaaaaatACAAAATGgaaagtagtagataaaactaataagtgctacaaaatttactgaaaattgaacaaagtaaagtatacaaagaagtttctcacaatcattatcaaggtgttcctctagcctgagcagataaatttatttccttgattgtctggatttcttcctaagcctcctgttgttttcttctatctgactttggagttgtctgtggaattcaagttcatcagcttcagataaatcTAACATTttttgcatttccaaaagagcctcattgctagagatactcagttggtcatccagtctgaagaatcttctaactcccttatcatttatgaattccatcagccaataaggcctcaaatgcactctctcttctgtgaagggaattgatagagtttttggaagtgcatctttggctttgttactcctcagctcctcaatcttctttagaactagtctccttgaagtcacattgtatccaaagttctttttgaaataTAAGTAGATCTTTATCAGAATatattggctttctagaagaatcctgtgaagtggccatgtcatctctttccctccctagtatttaaataccagtctttcaggaagatgtctgtaagcatcaattcctcttacttcttcctgttcatccaagtagagattcaagtctgaaaactCCTTGACATCACAGATATACAtgagatctcccttgttgactgtgggttgagatttggttagggtcttggatctaagagaCACAGACTTCACTTTCTTTATTACtctagtctttgttttcttttacttatTGAAGATTGAAAAGTTTAGTTCaagaattggcaaactatcccagtctactggctcatccttaggaattatgggttcaccatgaatgttcctagttggatccaccaccttgaattcttcaaataccactgaggattttgatgtctgagttgaagttataggctttttgggaatgtagtcttccatttcctcatcactgaagtccaattttcttttggaggggagcttgtatctgaatcttcttttctattatggttcatcttgcactttttgatcttgaggttcagcaattacatGTGGTTgttcagaaatctcagttgtagtctttacagcttgaagtttggctaagatagcagtttgctccttcttttgtttgagcttcttagcatctaaggcagcttgcttcttttcttgcctgattctttctttctcttccttcttagcttccataaacataggatgtccagccaccacacagatttctttaccatttttgtaaatcttggcaattcttcttttaagtactgaatcagctggatccttgaaaaatgcaattgacctaaccaacaacttcttctcatctggcctaggtgtttcatacacaatatccataggatttttgtctgaaaactttgagtagtttcttttaggcttcatgatcagctttgcttttggagatttgatgcaagatgtttgaccATTTTCCTGATAATTCAAACttatttcattcacagagatgtgcttgacttgagagtgatgattaaagactttgtctggtttctgaattggtccaaatttctgttgaatttctgcatctattttcctccatttttcttttaattccttctcaactgctgctacatcaatctttagcagtttgtcatttatttccagttttgctgctgccagatttatgatgtcaatgcTATCTATGGccggtggctttgtgaaagcaaatgtaggcacaattactttgctaacttgaatgttgagctatttctccccctcactagatgagcctttctccccctttttgttagcatcaagttggagagtggaagggagttgagcagccaccaactgttggagcaaagcagtctgagtttcttgattagcaagtatcttggccattgacatctccacatcagataatctagagtccatggcctcaacctttttattgagatcagcctcctttcttagcttctgagctatctcagtcatggtggttccgggaagtctagcatccaaccttgctatgaaatcctgttttacttcagagacttcctgcttgatttcatccacactttgactgtgctaaagagcttgaatcttatgcagctggagtgcttcaagatgtgctgttagtagcctctttgtgctggcatttgtagatgtctgaatggctgtttgggtgtcatgaatcaaCTTGAATAGTGTTAATTGAAGATGTGAataggaacattcttttgttagcatcaaggaaggaatatctgcatctccccctatgctcatgctgtcttcctcatcatccccaccagcatccccaaatgagtcttcagcaagttcaaaatcactgccagtagTTAAAGGCATatcagtgattgcatcctttgctctttgtagagattgattagtatgcaccaaattaagaattctttcagcctcctcattgccctatACAGCTAATgtttgataagctgtaacaggatgagtaaatgtctcagcatctaggaaaatagaatctatgacagcttgatattcttgctgaaatagtcttttcctttctgcatcattgacattcattgactcactaacaatggtgtacatccttatctctccagtacctgtatttctctcatgatctctctctttttgc
This sequence is a window from Apium graveolens cultivar Ventura chromosome 9, ASM990537v1, whole genome shotgun sequence. Protein-coding genes within it:
- the LOC141686863 gene encoding protein phosphatase 2C 51-like: MMKNQDIVNSEDEYTNTPSLPQNKSQNTNNVPNTNKQINDNGKVLNYDSHGSISLKGRRKHMEDALTVDLEFLMLESNKYDYFGVYDGHGGSEVARACRDHLHLLVKNEVEKQAGKIIDWEKVMVTSFLWMDEHVLAQGVDGSTGSTAIVAVVGEEVLVVANCGDSRGVLSCSSTVVPLSFDHKPDRPDELKRIEVSGGVVVNWNGKRVQGVLATSRSIGDEHLKPYVVAQAEVTVKARSDLDEFIILASDGLWDVMSNEDACKVVRFCLQQQSQEGSKKKSSVTTDENEHKSRAAVAAQNLKRIAMKRGSQDNISVIVFDLQKLHKTSA